A single region of the Gossypium arboreum isolate Shixiya-1 chromosome 12, ASM2569848v2, whole genome shotgun sequence genome encodes:
- the LOC108479418 gene encoding elongation factor 1-gamma-like produces the protein MALVLHAGKTNKNAFKALIAAEYSGVQVKMVENFEMGVSNKTPEFIKMNPLGKVPVLETPEGPVFESNAIARYVARLKVNNPICGSTLIDYGHIEQWIDFAAMEIDANIAKWFYPRLGYGVYLPPAEEAAIAALKRALGALNTHLASNTFLVGHFVTLADIIMTCNLYLGFSQIMTKSFTSEFPHVERYFWTLVNQPKIKKILGEVKQAVSLPPVPSKKPAAQPKETKPKAEPKKEAKKEVEKQAAKAEAAEEEEAPKPKPKNPLDLLPPSKMVLDDWKRLYSNTKTNFREVAIKGFWDMYDPEGYSLWFCDYKYNEENTVSFVTMNKVGGFLQRMDLARKYAFGKMLVIGANPPFKVKGLWLFRGQEIPQFVIDECYDMELYEWKKVDLSDAAQKERVNQMIEDCEPFEGEPLLDAKCFK, from the exons ATGGCTCTG GTCTTGCATGCaggaaaaacaaacaaaaatgccTTTAAGGCACTCATTGCTGCAGAATATAGTGGTGTGCAGGTCAAAATGGTTGAGAATTTTGAGATGGGTGTGTCAAATAAGACTCCTGAGTTCATCAAGATGAACCCTTTGGGGAAG GTTCCTGTGTTGGAAACACCTGAGGGTCCTGTATTTGAGAGCAATGCCATTGCTCGTTATG TTGCTCGCTTAAAGGTTAACAACCCTATATGTGGTTCTACATTGATTGATTAT GGTCATATCGAGCAATGGATTGATTTTGCAGCCATGGAAATTGATGCTAATATTGCAAAATGGTTCTATCCAAGACTTGGTTACGGTGTTTACCTTCCTCCA GCTGAGGAAGCTGCTATTGCTGCATTGAAGAGAGCCCTTGGCGCTTTGAACACTCATCTTGCTTCCAACACATTTCTTGTTGGACATTTTGTCACCCTTGCTGACATTATCATGACATGTAACCTCTACTTGGGTTTCTCCCAGATCATGACCAAGAGTTTTACCTCGGAGTTCCCTCATGTTGAGAGGTACTTTTGGACCTTGGTTAATCAGCCAAAAATCAAGAAGATTCTTGGTGAAGTGAAGCAGGCAGTCTCTCTACCACCTGTTCCTTCAAAGAAGCCTGCTGCCCAGCCAAAAGAAACTAAACCAAAGGCTGAACCAAAGAAAGAAGCCAAAAAGGAGGTTGAGAAACAGGCAGCAAAGGCAGAGGCCGCTGAGGAGGAGGAGGCACCAAAGCCCAAACCAAAGAATCCTCTTGATTTGCTGCCTCCAAGTAAGATGGTACTGGATGACTGGAAAAGGCTTTACTCTAACACAAAGACCAATTTCCGAGAGGTTGCAATTAAAG GATTCTGGGACATGTATGATCCCGAGGGATACTCACTGTGGTTTTGTGACTACAAGTACAATGAGGAGAATACGGTTTCATTTGTCACAATGAACAAGGTTGGAGGATTCCTGCAGAGAATGGATTTGGCCCGCAAGTATGCATTTGGGAAGATGTTGGTGATCGGTGCTAACCCCCCATTCAAGGTGAAAGGACTATGGCTTTTCCGTGGGCAAGAGATTCCTCAATTTGTGATTGACGAGTGCTATGACATGGAACTCTACGAGTGGAAGAAGGTTGACCTCTCAGATGCAGCCCAGAAGGAACGGGTGAATCAGATGATTGAAGACTGCGAGCCATTTGAGGGAGAGCCTCTCTTGGATGCCAAGTGCTTTAAGTGA